Proteins from a single region of Hydra vulgaris chromosome 12, alternate assembly HydraT2T_AEP:
- the LOC100210497 gene encoding BTB/POZ domain-containing protein 10 isoform X1 produces MKNESDDIDEVPVGTPREERLARRLKVIDVPASSSSDNDSDIVMLQNSFQELYSPVLNVVSNHSSIPSLSSSNVVNSDNDESSFSRSYISLQPEVIATTNQSTRPKIQIQNRATLLVGGTRFNINPHIFMKHPNTMLGRMFTSASNYLRVNEHGEYLVAEGVSPNVFQIILEYYKTGKMVCPSTVHVSELREACDYLLVPFSHESLSCQNLSELLHELSNDGARVEFTSLYIEGYILPKMIESAKKGNRECHLVVLKDDDTIEWGEFPPSTGEEFAEIIYSSKLYHFFKYFENRDVAKEVLKERGLKKVKLGIEGYPTHMEKVKYKQHGKPDVVYSYIQRPFVHMSWEKEGSKSRHVDFQCVKPKYNSVGPNADEIVPFGAAVIDIDIPTALLTDQGD; encoded by the exons atgaaaaacgaaagtgatgatattgatgaagtACCTGTTGGAACGCCAAGAGAAGAAAGGCTTGCCAGAAGACTTAAAGTTATCGATGTTCCTGCATCAAGTTCATCTGACAATGATTCAGATATTGTTATGCTTCAAAACTCTTTTCAAGAATTGTATTCTCCGGTTTTAAATGTTGTTAGTAATCATTCTTCTATTCCATCGTTATCTTCTTCCAATGTCGTAAATAGTGATAATGATGAATCCTCATTTTCTAGATCCTATATTTCTTTACAGCCAGAGGTGATTGCCACTACTAATCAATCAACAAGACCAAAAATCCAAATTCAGAATAGGGCTACATTGTTAGTTGGTGGAACTCGTTTCAATATAAACCCTCATATATTTATGAAGCATCCAAATACAATGTTAGGAAG aATGTTCACATCAGCCAGCAATTACTTAAGAGTAAATGAACATGGTGAATATCTTGTTGCTGAAGGTGTCTCTCCAaatgtatttcaaataattttg gaATACTACAAAACTGGCAAAATGGTTTGCCCATCAACAGTTCATGTTTCAGAATTAAGAGAAGCATGTGACTATCTTCTTGTTCCATTCAGCCATGAATCTCTTTCATGTCAAAATTTAA gtgaGCTACTGCATGAACTTTCAAACGATGGGGCAAGAGTTGAGTTTACCAGTCTTTACATTGAAGGTTATATATTACCCAAGATGATTGAGAGTGCTAAG aaAGGTAATAGGGAATGTCACTTAGTTGTGCTTAAAGATGACGACACAATTGAATGGGGAGAGTTTCCTCCAAGCACTGGAGAAGAATTTGCTGAAA ttatttacaGTTCAAAgctatatcatttttttaaatactttgaaaaCCGAGATGTTGCAAAAGAGGTATTAAAAGAAAgaggtttaaaaaaagtgaagttGGGTATTGAAGGTTACCCAACGCATATGGAGAAAGTCAAATACAAGCAACATGGAAAACCTGATG ttgTGTATAGTTATATACAGCGACCCTTTGTGCACATGTCTTGGGAGAAAGAAGGAAGTAAAAGTCGACATGTAGATTTTCAGTGTGTGAAGCCTAAATATAATTCAGTTGGACCCAATGCTGATGAAATAGTTCCTTTTGGTGCTGCTGTTATAGATATTGATATCCCAACTGCTCTCTTGACAGATCAAGGAGACTAG
- the LOC100210497 gene encoding BTB/POZ domain-containing protein 10 isoform X2, with amino-acid sequence MKNESDDIDEVPVGTPREERLARRLKVIDVPASSSSDNDSDIVMLQNSFQELYSPVLNVPEVIATTNQSTRPKIQIQNRATLLVGGTRFNINPHIFMKHPNTMLGRMFTSASNYLRVNEHGEYLVAEGVSPNVFQIILEYYKTGKMVCPSTVHVSELREACDYLLVPFSHESLSCQNLSELLHELSNDGARVEFTSLYIEGYILPKMIESAKKGNRECHLVVLKDDDTIEWGEFPPSTGEEFAEIIYSSKLYHFFKYFENRDVAKEVLKERGLKKVKLGIEGYPTHMEKVKYKQHGKPDVVYSYIQRPFVHMSWEKEGSKSRHVDFQCVKPKYNSVGPNADEIVPFGAAVIDIDIPTALLTDQGD; translated from the exons atgaaaaacgaaagtgatgatattgatgaagtACCTGTTGGAACGCCAAGAGAAGAAAGGCTTGCCAGAAGACTTAAAGTTATCGATGTTCCTGCATCAAGTTCATCTGACAATGATTCAGATATTGTTATGCTTCAAAACTCTTTTCAAGAATTGTATTCTCCGGTTTTAAATGTT CCAGAGGTGATTGCCACTACTAATCAATCAACAAGACCAAAAATCCAAATTCAGAATAGGGCTACATTGTTAGTTGGTGGAACTCGTTTCAATATAAACCCTCATATATTTATGAAGCATCCAAATACAATGTTAGGAAG aATGTTCACATCAGCCAGCAATTACTTAAGAGTAAATGAACATGGTGAATATCTTGTTGCTGAAGGTGTCTCTCCAaatgtatttcaaataattttg gaATACTACAAAACTGGCAAAATGGTTTGCCCATCAACAGTTCATGTTTCAGAATTAAGAGAAGCATGTGACTATCTTCTTGTTCCATTCAGCCATGAATCTCTTTCATGTCAAAATTTAA gtgaGCTACTGCATGAACTTTCAAACGATGGGGCAAGAGTTGAGTTTACCAGTCTTTACATTGAAGGTTATATATTACCCAAGATGATTGAGAGTGCTAAG aaAGGTAATAGGGAATGTCACTTAGTTGTGCTTAAAGATGACGACACAATTGAATGGGGAGAGTTTCCTCCAAGCACTGGAGAAGAATTTGCTGAAA ttatttacaGTTCAAAgctatatcatttttttaaatactttgaaaaCCGAGATGTTGCAAAAGAGGTATTAAAAGAAAgaggtttaaaaaaagtgaagttGGGTATTGAAGGTTACCCAACGCATATGGAGAAAGTCAAATACAAGCAACATGGAAAACCTGATG ttgTGTATAGTTATATACAGCGACCCTTTGTGCACATGTCTTGGGAGAAAGAAGGAAGTAAAAGTCGACATGTAGATTTTCAGTGTGTGAAGCCTAAATATAATTCAGTTGGACCCAATGCTGATGAAATAGTTCCTTTTGGTGCTGCTGTTATAGATATTGATATCCCAACTGCTCTCTTGACAGATCAAGGAGACTAG